GTCCAGGGCGGGCACCGCCGCCGCCCCCACCTCCCAATGGCCCCGCGAGGCATGCGCCACGTCCGCCAGCGGCTGGAGTTGCCCGCGCAGCTCCTGGGTGATCCGCAGCCACCGATCCTTGCCCAGGGAGACGTACCGGTGACCCCGCCGCAGCGCGTCCAGCAGCACCGCCAGCTCCACCCGCTCGTCTTCGACCCGCACACCCCCTTTCACGCCGAACCAATCCCGCTCCCGATGCACCGACACCTTCAACCCCTTCGCATCCGGTGTCCGCACCAGGCGCCAGGGACGCTCCTCCCACTCCACGTCCCACGCGGGGCGCCCCGGCTCCTCCAGGCGCTCCAGGAAACCGAGCGAGGCCTCCGCGCCCACCCGCTCGAAGCGGCCCGGCTCCGTCATCGGCAGGCCCAGCCACTCCATCGCCGTGGCCATCCGGGCCCGCTCGTCCTCCAGGTTCCGGCGCGTCCACACGCGCTCGCCCTCACGCGAGCCCCGAACGATATCCCCCCCCTCTCCCGGCACCCGGGGCCGGGCCCCGGACAGGGGCCGCGCGAACCACCGCCCCTCCAGGGCCTCGCCCCCCGTGGGCCGCAGGCGCAGCAACAATCCAGGCTCCGCCGGCACCTCGCGCCCTTCCAGGGAGGGTGGCAGGGAGAGCGGAAAGGCCGACTCCACACCCCCGAGCCGCTCCAACAACTCCGTACGCCATGCGAGCGGCAGCCGTCCGCCATGCTCCACCACGGTGCGCAACACCGCCATCGCCGCGGGCGAGACGGACACCAGCATCAGCTCCGGTGGATCGGGCGCCACGTCGTGCAGGAGCAGCCACGGCGAGGGGGCCTGCTCGCGCAGCTTCCCCCGAGCCCACTCCAGCACCACGATGCCATCCACGCTCGGCTGCACCCACAGCTCGTCCCCGCCCACCTCCACCTCGCGCAGGGAGAAGCCCAGCGGCAGGGAGCGCACCCGCAGTGGTGAGTCCCGTCGGGAGTCGAGCACCACGCGGGAGCCGTGCTCGAGCAATCTCAAGGCCTGCACCAGCACGGGGTGCTTGACCTGGCCATACCGCCGCTCCATCTCCATCAACAGACACAGCTCGAGCGCCTGCACCTCCTCGGGAGAAGAGAGGGCCTCACGCGCCTCGGCCGCGTCACGCGGGGACACCACGCTCCCCGTGGACAGCCCTCCCCGCTTCGCGGGCCGATGCAGGAAGGGCCGAAGCCGGGGAGTGTTGGACTCCACCCCTTCCAGACGGAAGATCACCTGGGCTCCCGGAGCCGAGCCGGACCGGGCGTCCGACAGCACCCGGGCCTTGTCCAACGCCTCCAGCAGCTTGCGGCCCGGCTCCACGAAGAGCCGCTCGGCGAGCCGGGCATTCTCCTCTGCCCGCCGCTCCTCGCCCAGAGCGTCCATCACCCGCTCCAACGCGGACACGGCATGGACACACCGCGCGGGACCCGTGGCATCGCAGTGCGAGCACACCACCGCCTCCTCACCTCCGAGCACCCGGAGCGGCTCCACCTTCACCGATAGCGAGGGCGGAGGGTCCTGGATGCTCGGGTGCGCGTCGCCGGCGGAGCGCTCGTACACGACGAAGGCGGGAGGCTCGTCCTGGAAGGCGAGGTGGAGCGAGCCCGTGGGCAACTCCCGTGGAACGGCCTGCTCGCGCACCCGGGCCCGGAGCCGGTGAAGCGCCTGGACCAGGGGAACGAGACGCGCATCCGTGGGAGGTGGAGGCTCCGGATGAAGGCGCTCACGCTCCAGCCCCTGGCGCACCCGCTCGACCTCGGTCTCCACCCGGGCCCAGGCGGCGCGCTCCACCACGGCGCGCTGCTCGGCGGAGAGGGAGGAGAGCGGACGCGCGGTCCCCTCCAGGACCGAGAGCAAGGGATAGGGGACAAGCCACGCCAGGATGCGGAGGAACTCGGCCGAATGGGGCAGGTGTTGCCTCAGCTCCAGCATGGAAGCACGCATCAGGTGCGCGATCCGGTGCTCCGCCAGCCACGCCCGTACCTGTTCTGGAGTCCGCGGCCGTGACGAGGCGTCCCCGGCGGACGTCCCGGGGGCCTGGGCTCTGTTCCACGCCAGGGCCAGCGCCACCAGATGCTCGCAGAAGCCACTCAGGAGGTAGCGCTCGCAGGAGCAATCCCCATCCAGACCCCGCTCGTCCACGGAGAGCACGACGTCGTGGAGCGCGCGGCCCGGACCTCGGACATCTCCCTCCAGGCCCGTGGGCGTCACCGCCCACTTCGTTACGCGCCCCGTGTCCGCCAGTTCCTCGCCCCGGGCGTAGACCCGGGCCTCCACGAGTTCCTTCAACCGGGACGGAGCGAACCAGGAAGACAGCTGGGAGGGGAAGGACGAGGACGACTCTGCAAGTGGTTGCCGCGACATGACCTCCAAGATAACGCCTGGAAGCGCGGCGGACCCACTTTCGAGCCCGCCATCATGCCGGGTAGCCAGAAAGGCACGGCAACCGTCTCCATGAGGAGACGGTCACTCAGCCGACGGCGCAGTCCTTGCCACGCGTGGGCAGGGCGGAGGTGCCCCGGGAGAGGTACGCATCGACGGAGCGGGCCGTCTCGCGCCCGTCCGCGAACGCCCAGACGATGAGGCTCGCCCCGCGGCTCGCGTCGCCCGCGCAGAACACGCCGTCCGCCGAGGTGGCGAAGTGGGAGTCCACCTGCACGGTCCCCCGGGGAGTGAGCTTCACGCCCAGCTCCTCGGACAACGAGGGGCTGTCCGGTCCCGTGAAGCCAATGGCGAGCACGAGCAGGTCCACCGGGTGGGCCGTCTGCGAGCCGGGAATCTCCACGAGCGAGGGCTTGCCATCCGTCCCCGTCGTCAGCTCCACCTTCACCGAGTGCAGGGCCTTGAGCTGGCCGTCCTGCCCCTCCAGGCGCTGGGTGACCAGACCGAACTCGCGCTGGCCGCCCTCCTCCTGGCTGGACGAGGTGCGGAAGACGAGCGGCCAGCGGGGCCACGGGTTGTTCAGGGCCCGCACCGCGGGGGGCGGGGGCGCGTACGACACCTGCATCACGTGCGCCGCGCCCTGACGCAGCGCCGTGCCCAGGCAGTCCGAGCCCGTGTCGCCACCCCCGAGGATGATCACCCGCTTGCCGGCCGCGTTGAACCGGGGCTCGAGCGAGGCGAGGCCCGCCACCACCCGGTTCTGGTGCGTCAGGTAGTCCATGGCCATCACCACGCCGGACAGCTCACGCCCGGGCACGGTGAGATCCTTGCCGCGCTGGGCACCCACGGCCAGCACCAGCGCGTCGTACTGCCCGCGCAGCGCGCGCCAGCCCGGCTCGCGGCCCACGTCCACGCCGCAGCGGAACTCGATGCCCTCCTGCTCCAGGAGCTTGATCCGCCGGTCGATGACGGACTTCTCCAGCTTGAAGTCGGGGATGCCGTAGCGAAGCATGCCGCCCGGACGATCATCCCGCTCGAACACGGTGACGTGGTGTCCCGCCTGGTTGAGCTGCGCCGCCGCCGCGAGCCCCGCGGGTCCCGAGCCCACCACCGCCACGCGCTTGCCGGTGCGGTGCGCGGGCGGATGGGCCTTCACCCACCCTTCCGCGAAGGCGCGCTCGATGATCTCCTTCTCCATCTGCTCGATGGTCACCGGATCCTGATCGATGTTGAGCACGCACGCGGCCTCGCAGGGCGCGGGGCACAGGCGACCGGTGAACTCGGGGAAGTTGTGGGTGCCGCTGAGCGCGAGGAATGCCTCCCTCCACTTGCCCCGATACACCGCGTCGTTGAACTCGGGGATGGGATTGCCCAGCGGACAGCCCTGGTGACAGAAGGGCACACCACAGTCCATACATCGCCCCGACTGCCGCTTCGCCTCGTCGGCGGACAGAGGGAGGGTGAACTCGCGCCAGTCCTTGATGCGCTCGGACTTCTCCCGCTTCGGCGCGGGCACGTGCTGCCACTCCTGGAAACCCGTCGTCTTGCCCATGGTCTACTCTCCTCCCACGACGTGCAGGCGCGGCAATTGGGCCGGCGGGGGCCGGCGGGAAGCGCGGCGGGCCTGGAGCACGCGCTTGTAGTCGGTCGGCATCACCTTCACGAACTGCGGAACCATCAGCTCCCAGTTGTCGAGCACCCGCCGCGCCAGCGTGCTGCCGGTGTGGTGCAGGTGCCGCTCGATCATCCCGTGCACGAGCCACAGTTCCGACTCGTCCACCAACGACTCCAGCTCCACCATCTCCAGGTTGCAGCGGCCCCGGAAGGAGCGGTCGCGGTCGAGCACGAAGGCCGTGCCGCCGCTCATGCCCGCGGCGAAGTTGCGCCCCGTGGGCCCGAGCACCACCACCACACCGCCCGTCATGTACTCGCAGCCGTGGTCGCCCACGCCCTCCACCACCGCCTGGGCGCCGCTGTTGCGCACCGCGAAGCGCTCGCCGGCGAGCCCGCGCAGGTACACCTCGCCCGCGGTGGCGCCGTAGAGCACCGTGTTGCCCACGAGCACGTTCTCCTCGGGCACGAAGCGGCTGTCCTGCGGCGGGTAGGCGATGATGCGCCCGCCCGACAACCCCTTGCCGAGGTAGTCGTTGGCATCCCCCTCCAGTTCCAGCGTCACGCCGTTGGCGAGGAACGCCCCGAAGCTCTGTCCCGCCGAGCCTCGGAGGCGGATGCGCAGCCGTCCATCCGGCAGGCCCTGGGCCCCGTAGCGGCGCACCAGGTCGCCCGAGAGCATGGCGCCCACCGCGCGGTGGGTGTTGCTCACCGGCCGCACCAGCAGCGTGGGCGCGCCTCCATCCAGGGTGGCCTTGGATTGGAGGATCAGCTCGTGGTCCAGGTGGTCCGACACGTCCTTCATCTGGGGCGTGTCACAGCGCCGATCCTCGGTCTCCGGGGCGCGCGAGGGCGTCAGCAGCGAGGACAGGTTCACCTTCTTCGCCTTCCA
Above is a window of Cystobacter fuscus DNA encoding:
- a CDS encoding DEAD/DEAH box helicase, whose translation is MSRQPLAESSSSFPSQLSSWFAPSRLKELVEARVYARGEELADTGRVTKWAVTPTGLEGDVRGPGRALHDVVLSVDERGLDGDCSCERYLLSGFCEHLVALALAWNRAQAPGTSAGDASSRPRTPEQVRAWLAEHRIAHLMRASMLELRQHLPHSAEFLRILAWLVPYPLLSVLEGTARPLSSLSAEQRAVVERAAWARVETEVERVRQGLERERLHPEPPPPTDARLVPLVQALHRLRARVREQAVPRELPTGSLHLAFQDEPPAFVVYERSAGDAHPSIQDPPPSLSVKVEPLRVLGGEEAVVCSHCDATGPARCVHAVSALERVMDALGEERRAEENARLAERLFVEPGRKLLEALDKARVLSDARSGSAPGAQVIFRLEGVESNTPRLRPFLHRPAKRGGLSTGSVVSPRDAAEAREALSSPEEVQALELCLLMEMERRYGQVKHPVLVQALRLLEHGSRVVLDSRRDSPLRVRSLPLGFSLREVEVGGDELWVQPSVDGIVVLEWARGKLREQAPSPWLLLHDVAPDPPELMLVSVSPAAMAVLRTVVEHGGRLPLAWRTELLERLGGVESAFPLSLPPSLEGREVPAEPGLLLRLRPTGGEALEGRWFARPLSGARPRVPGEGGDIVRGSREGERVWTRRNLEDERARMATAMEWLGLPMTEPGRFERVGAEASLGFLERLEEPGRPAWDVEWEERPWRLVRTPDAKGLKVSVHRERDWFGVKGGVRVEDERVELAVLLDALRRGHRYVSLGKDRWLRITQELRGQLQPLADVAHASRGHWEVGAAAVPALDALAEAGADVEAPPDWRRLAGRIRKAGRLEVPVPAGLRAELRDYQREGFEWMARLAEWGGGGCLADDMGLGKTLQTLALLLRRASEGPALVVAPTSVCFNWLREAERFTPSLKVHAYREAEREALLSRVGAGDVVVVSYGLLTRELERFSPVSFATLVLDEAQAVKNPDTARARALRSLQAEARIALSGTPVENRLSELWSLFRLVFPGLLGSRESFRQRFAGPIERDKDPEARAALARLVRPFLLRRTKAQVARELPARVETVVPITLSEQERRLYEDTRLAALDRIAKAEGLEKRFAVLAALTRLRLAACHPRFVDADSPVPSSKLERLLELVDGLRAEGGRALVFSQFVKHLTLVREALDARGVSSQYLDGGTPAAEREARVAAFQGGEGDVFLISLKAGGTGLNLTAADHVFHLDPWWNPAAEDQATDRAHRIGQTRPVTVMRLIAEGTIEETILALHEEKRDLASSLLSEADGAAALSTEQLLGLLRASADGERAG
- a CDS encoding glutamate synthase subunit beta, whose protein sequence is MGKTTGFQEWQHVPAPKREKSERIKDWREFTLPLSADEAKRQSGRCMDCGVPFCHQGCPLGNPIPEFNDAVYRGKWREAFLALSGTHNFPEFTGRLCPAPCEAACVLNIDQDPVTIEQMEKEIIERAFAEGWVKAHPPAHRTGKRVAVVGSGPAGLAAAAQLNQAGHHVTVFERDDRPGGMLRYGIPDFKLEKSVIDRRIKLLEQEGIEFRCGVDVGREPGWRALRGQYDALVLAVGAQRGKDLTVPGRELSGVVMAMDYLTHQNRVVAGLASLEPRFNAAGKRVIILGGGDTGSDCLGTALRQGAAHVMQVSYAPPPPAVRALNNPWPRWPLVFRTSSSQEEGGQREFGLVTQRLEGQDGQLKALHSVKVELTTGTDGKPSLVEIPGSQTAHPVDLLVLAIGFTGPDSPSLSEELGVKLTPRGTVQVDSHFATSADGVFCAGDASRGASLIVWAFADGRETARSVDAYLSRGTSALPTRGKDCAVG